In Pochonia chlamydosporia 170 chromosome 3, whole genome shotgun sequence, the following are encoded in one genomic region:
- a CDS encoding glycoside hydrolase family 81 protein (similar to Schizophyllum commune H4-8 XP_003032778.1) produces MVQLLLQALLATLGASASLGQAKNIDEHVRGLDKRGLFGPISTSSAAGIAGGTVACDAAPVGSFFSGLKPPFPTNSWWAPYAAPPGNGTAAGPFPYESSLDGYGVLFGVSANRQFDGTSIKQPTQVDWRASFVEHGGSFANHKAVAFDTQSVTVQYFQGNAQLTSYLVPGSPYMTFEFKASTPLFKSMNGGIKSFNGNTLNVGASVNVTGTTFTVTDTKDTTYLIYALSTVTLTATSDSSASGSIRANGPYNGVIRLVKLGSASHKTLLDQHYKVYPTSAGMDYSFASNSGTLYFSWTTVGDGSNLLMLTWPHHRLKMQSPNFPPTSSLGYLTTKGWMYPAIGNQWQLRYDLSSITWNPPRPLDSSCSSSVTKGLEYEIGQLNASSAPVPGDFYYWGGTLAAKARLALIAENLGRQDLVNKVVDYLKVSFNYWFQSSSSTLPAYETAWGGVINKAGANNVYVDFGNGYYNDHHFHYGYFLNVAAVIAKFDSGWLSQHKEYVNYFARDIINPSPQDPQFPITRCRSRDQESSGEAINGYYGALLWASVALSQDYVNYAKLLIATEQHASQVYWHLYPQQSPTDRDNPYPEAQLRALTTIGNVMDWQSGAWLFWGNQKSEIAAIQILPVTPVLYDSQWVQNVWSYTMPELLDPSIGDEWKCVIIAAYSNFNPQVAAEWSGKLSTWGSGNTYTNELFFIGTRPNPSGKPICGTLPQNPYGNFKIQEASSGKYVTASASNTNLVASTTSSGSAAVFKSAYLPNAGTLQLTSTSQYVTADQGGKSTLAAIRGTASTWETFIIRQKQGASSGVYSIKASSNGQYVTMAGDGSLVNNGATESASSGFRFIQA; encoded by the exons ATGGTCCAGcttcttttgcaagcttTGCTAGCCACGCTTGGCGCATCTGCCAGCTTGGGGCAGGCGAAGAATATTGATGAGCATGTCCGAGGGCTGGACAAGCGCGGTTTATTCGGGCCCATCTCTACAAGTTCCGCTGCTGGAATAGCTGGAGGGACTGTAGCCTGTGATGCTGCTCCCGTCGGTTCCTTTTTCAGCGGGTTGAAACCGCCG TTCCCTACGAACTCGTGGTGGGCGCCTTATGCTGCTCCTCCGGGAAACGGGACCGCGGCTGGCCCATTCCCGTACGAGTCTTCTCTAGACGGGTACGGTGTTCTGTTTGGTGTCAGCGCCAACCGGCAGTTTGACGGCACATCCATCAAACAGCCAACCCAGGTTGACTGGCGAGCTTCATTTGTCGAGCACGGGGGCAGCTTTGCAAACCACAAGGCCGTCGCGTTTGACACCCAGAGTGTGACGGTGCAATACTTCCAGGGGAACGCGCAGCTGACATCGTACTTGGTTCCCGGGTCACCGTACATGACGTTTGAGTTTAAGGCATCTACACCACTGTTCAAGTCTATGAATGGCGGCATAAAATCTTTCAACGGAAACACCCTGAACGTCGGGGCTAGCG TCAACGTCACGGGCACAACGTTTACAGTGACTGATACCAAGGACACCACATATCTCATCTACGCGTTGAGCACGGTAACACTGACGGCAACATCTGATTCGTCTGCTTCTGGAAGTATTCGTGCCAACGGTCCTTACAATGGCGTCATTCGCCTCGTCAAGCTGGGCAGTGCTAGCCACAAAACACTGCTGGACCAGCATTACAAAGTGTATCCTACCTCAGCTGGAATGGATTACTCATTTGCCAGCAATTCCGGTACTCTCTACTTTAGCTGGACCACCGTCGGTGATGGATCCaacttgttgatgttgacctGGCCACACCACCGCCTTAAGATGCAGAGCCCAAACTTTCCCCCCACGAGCAGCTTGGGCTATCTCACAACAAAG GGTTGGATGTATCCTGCCATTGGCAACCAGTGGCAACTGCGCTACGACTTGTCCTCCATTACCTGGAACCCGCCTCGTCCGCTCGACTCCTCGTGCTCTTCCAGCGTGACAAAGGGCCTTGAATACGAGATTGGCCAGCTAAAcgcctcaagtgctcccgTTCCCGGTGACTTTTACTACTGGGGTGGTACACTTGCCGCAAAAGCCCGACTAGCACTGATTGC TGAGAACTTGGGTCGACAAGACTTAGTCAATAAGGTGGTAGACTACCTCAAGGTATCCTTCAACTACTGGTTCCagtcctcgtcgtccacCCTGCCAGCATATGAGACGGCATGGGGTGGCGTCATCAACAAGGCCGGTGCCAACAACGTGTATGTGGACTTTGGAAACGGATATTACAACGATCATCACTTCCACTACGGATACTTTTTGAATGTGGCCGCAGTGATTGCGAAATTTGACTCTGGTTGGCTGTCACAGCACAAGGAATACGTCAACTACTTTGCTCG GGATATCATTAATCCATCTCCCCAAGACCCCCAGTTTCCCATAACACGGTGTC GCAGCAGAGATCAAGAGTCATCAGGAGAGGCCATCAATGGGTACTACGGAGCTCTCCTGTGGGCATCTGTGGCTCTTTCCCAAGACTATGTCAACTATGCCAAGCTACTCATTGCCACTGAACAGCACGCGTCCCAAGTGTACTGGCACTTGTATCCCCAACAAAGCCCGACTGACCGAGACAACCCGTACCCAGAGGCACAGCTTAGAGCCCTGACAACGATTGGCAACGTGATGGACTGGCAGTCAGGGGCGTGGCTCTTCTGGGGTAACCAGAAGAGCGAAATCGCGGCCATCCAGATTTTGCCCGTAACACCA GTGTTGTACGATTCGCAATGGGTCCAGAACGTGTGGTCATATACAATGCCTGAGCTTCTGGACCCGTCGATCGGCGACGAATG GAAGTGCGTGATCATTGCAGCATATTCAAATTTTAACCCACAGGTAGCCGCCGAATGGAGCGGGAAACTGAGCACATGGG GCTCCGGAAATACGTATACCAATGAGCTCTTCTTTATCGGCACACGGCCAAATCCTAGCGGTAAACCCATTTGCGGCACTCTCCCTCAAAACCCGTATGGGAATTTCAAAATCCAAGAGGCCTCCTCGGGCAAGTACGTTACCGCGTCAGCCTCCAATACCAACCTCGTAGCTTCCACTACCTCGTCCGGCTCGGCAGCGGTATTCAAGAGTGCCTATTTGCCCAACGCCGGAACCTTGCAGCTCACCAGCACAAGTCAATACGTAACCGCCGACCAAGGGGGCAAATCGACGCTCGCGGCCATACGTGGTACGGCGTCTACCTGGGAGACATTCATCATTCGACAGAAGCAGGGAGCCAGTTCAGGGGTCTACTCTATCAAAGCTTCTAGTAATGGGCAGTATGTTACAATGGCGGGCGATGGGTCACTTGTCAACAATGGTGCAACTGAGTCGGCGAGCTCCGGCTTTCGTTTTATTCAGGCCTAA
- a CDS encoding C6 transcription factor (similar to Metarhizium acridum CQMa 102 XP_007809280.1), giving the protein MKQMYYWTIMLLTRPFLIERVVAHVNQTMHQTAQQSEGLRPCALPDLSKTLVYACVNSAIKTIKLLEPLTQQPDLPGRLPLLINAAFHSALVVGFAHFGDLYLVFPLAKYIHVAHSILLKFADDPVASRNSTIIGYLMEVCQVHIEKRHAASMDVECEAIGKLFGQIDQRQSHDHPNSDRLKHAQKLGQGVIEEADAYRQPFGNGQPSGGGTLTQNTFTDNQMSNAMGDSGSIYGGSVVSQSPPQPVPGLEPFAPMPTVLDSSLLGNPQLFWLDFDNDISSLFTIIGPNS; this is encoded by the coding sequence ATGAAGCAAATGTACTACTGGACCATTATGCTGCTTACACGGCCCTTCCTCATCGAGCGGGTGGTTGCGCATGTGAACCAGAccatgcaccagactgcccAGCAGAGCGAGGGACTACGGCCCTGTGCCCTGCCCGATCTTTCCAAGACGCTGGTATATGCCTGTGTCAACTCAGCGATCAAGACTATCAAACTGCTCGAGCCCTTGACGCAGCAGCCCGATCTGCCGGGCCGACTACCTCTGCTCATTAACGCGGCATTCCACTCTGCCTTGGTTGTGGGATTTGCTCATTTTGGCGATTTGTATCTGGTTTTCCCATTGGCAAAGTATATCCATGTCGCACATTCGATTTTGCTCAAGTTTGCAGATGATCCGGTTGCCTCACGAAACTCTACCATTATCGGCTATCTGATGGAGGTTTGTCAGGTTCACATTGAGAAGCGACACGCAGCGAGCATGGATGTTGAGTGCGAAGCAATTGGCAAGCTTTTTGGGCAGATTGATCAGCGCCAGTCCCACGATCACCCAAACTCAGATAGATTGAAACATGCCCAAAAATTGGGCCAAGGCGTGATTGAGGAGGCCGATGCGTATCGTCAGCCGTTTGGCAACGGGCAACCATCCGGCGGCGGGACGTTGACGCAAAACACCTTTACAGACAACCAAATGTCAAACGCAATGGGAGATTCGGGTTCCATCTATGGCGGTTCCGTTGTTTCACAATCACCACCGCAGCCGGTACCTGGCCTGGAACCCTTTGCACCAATGCCGACAGTTCTGGACAGCTCACTGCTGGGGAATCCGCAGTTATTTTGGCTAGATTTCGACAACGATATCTCTTCGTTGTTTACAATAATCGGCCCAAATTCCTGA
- a CDS encoding MFS sugar transporter (similar to Neosartorya fischeri NRRL 181 XP_001261004.1), whose protein sequence is MAPYLGLRGSALSRAIIWLVVCPAFFCYGYNLSVAGGLLTLDSFIKTFPQLDTITTDGEQQHYNSTIQGTVVALFTVGGMFGSLSCIYLGDKLGRRRVIFLASAITAVGAALMASSFSLAQFIVARLVLGLGTGGYLATVPVWQSEISKPAKRGAHVVTDGIFLGAGASIALWIDFGFYFVKTSSISWRFPLGIQIAFLLTIMVFVSVFPESPRWLVKQGRQDEAREILAALNDTSPDDESISDDIRDIELSLSICGTMSWRAMLTNGSQRMFHRTVLAATGQMFQQMCGINLISMYATTIFEQYLEMSPINSRILAAAMCMTQPLGGYLAFFTIDRLGRRVLMLWSAAGMAVSMAILSGTTSAKGNTGALVVAVIFLFVFQFIFTVGYSGLTFLYATEVAPLQLRAAISAVSTAAVWIFNFLLAEVTPIGFNTISYRYYIVFAVLNAAIVPTVYFFFPETSGRSLEEIDEIFLKSKSIWDPPKIARSLPHIHGATNETTSADAKGTVEHRS, encoded by the exons atggctCCCTATCTCGGCCTCCGTGGCTCTGCCCTGAGCCGAGCAATTATCTGGCTAGTTGTCTGCCcggctttcttttgctaTGGCTACAACTTGAGTGTTGCCGGCGGCCTGTTGACGCTGGATTCGTTCATCAAGACGTTTCCCCAGCTTGACACAATCACCACCGACGGAGAGCAGCAGCATTACAACTCTACCATTCAGG GAACTGTCGTCGCGCTCTTCACCGTCGGTGGCATGTTTGGGTCGCTCTCTTGCATTTACCTTGGAGACAAGCTAGGTCGAAGACGAGTCATTTTTCTGGCGTCTGCCATTACCGCGGTTGGCGCCGCCCTGATGGCCTCGTCCTTTAGCCTCGCCCAATTCATCGTCGCACGGCTGGTTCTAGGTCTGGGAACCGGCGGATATCTGGCCACGGTGCCAGTGTGGCAGTCTGAAATCTCTAAGCCAGCCAAGCGCGGAGCACACGTTGTCACtgatggcatcttcctcggcgcGGGCGCGTCGATAGCCCTGTGGATCGACTTTGGCTTTTACTTTGTGAAGACGAGCTCCATTTCGTGGCGGTTTCCCCTCGGAATCCAGATTGCGTTTTTGCTCACAATCATGGTCTTCGTCTCCGTCTTTCCAGAGTCTCCTCGGTGGCTGGTCAAGCAAGGACGGCAGGACGAGGCCAGGGAGATTCTCGCCGCTCTCAACGACACGTCCCCAGACGACGAAAGCATCAGCGACGATATTCGGGATATCGAGCTCTCTCTGTCGATTTGTGGAACAATGTCCTGGAGggccatgttgacaaacGGCTCACAGCGCATGTTTCACCGAACGGTGCTCGCGGCAACAGGCCAAATGTTTCAGCAAATGTGcggcatcaacctcatctccatgtatgccaccaccatcttTGAACAGTACCTCGAGATGAGCCCAATCAACTCGCGCATCCTCGCGGCAGCCATGTGCATGACCCAGCCCCTTGGTGGCTACCTGGCCTTCTTCACCATTGATCGCCTGGGACGCCGCGTTCTCATGCTTTGGAGCGCCGCCGGTATGGCCGTCTCCATGGCGATTCTGTCGGGCACGACCTCTGCCAAGGGCAACACGGGAGCCCTCGTCGTGGCAGTCAttttcctcttcgtctttcAATTCATCTTCACCGTGGGCTATTCCGGCCTGACCTTTCTCTACGCCACAGAAGTCGCGCCGTTGCAGCTCCGAGCGGCCATCAGCGCCGTGTCGACGGCCGCGGTCTGGATCTTTAACTTTTTGCTGGCCGAAGTCACGCCCATTGGGTTCAACACAATCAGTTATCGGTATTATATCGTTTTCGCCGTTCTCAATGCGGCAATTGTTCCGACCGtgtactttttctttcccGAAACCAGCGGTCGCTCTCTCGAGGAGATTGATGAAATCTTCCTCAAGTCAAAGAGCATTTGGGATCCTCCCAAGATTGCCCGGTCCTTGCCTCACATCCACGGGGCGACGAACGAGACGACATCGGCGGATGCCAAGGGAACTGTAGAGCATAGGTCATAA